From the Carassius carassius chromosome 45, fCarCar2.1, whole genome shotgun sequence genome, one window contains:
- the kdm6bb gene encoding lysine (K)-specific demethylase 6B, b isoform X1: MYHIAEQYSGRNSWDSFPSSGQNRAPWSPGGNRHWIPPSRCSGGNYQSPSQNYTAGRSYPNKAYNNSRPPGFSRDRPHTHPRDRGIGKEQRVPRGCGPTQSQHHNPVRPTLNYNSGCGGHLSSNNNHSSQPHRYGGPHQQQRSTGRPPQTQGDKWTQSTQSRTFQGPSLKRPAPPHNTSPPHRDPSPSRDNCLSKRSRSVSSHQNFHLREKYFINRPPPSHPPRPWSPAYKSSMPWSLSEKRSSPSRFQESSHSVMRDHRPYSIPSPSNSAPSQGLHSKKPTKQGQPSHPVRDHPGPHPNGAKGGWDCPSPANLNSVPYSQQHQLPPPQRHTGPLSSPAISVPQPRFNTAQPGWKTQSRSGKHGSSEMGRTTSGQESQESVGGDRKRPSASKHINRQRSPIQPYSGAEGRVIDCSEWRSPETGLKKYNQTDSDSPSEPSTQTSDRGQKAQKSEMKKSRHSKHQTGFRSTHKSSLSKLETELLKHIQAKRRHKERSRREKKKEGELLDTREWMEKTMEDRKKKKIRDGRKGHEKKNIHQNCGQLGQITGKAKEERKKGMYEDRKSEMPSKSASPNLETLYPSDSEPLLDDLLFEPLQLNHREEEFSRHTSGFIPPSTSPPVSNNHCSPCQSTLEANTKDLEVDDQSESSEPDHVDTSDDDSAEANDVGRFKLTLPDMQRSCEEETIRSKEGVLGLPNAPDLLPAHCTYSEELLRLDPPTSPPVLSWQGSPVSDLGDDDEEGKEGDMIRVLRRPVLQPSPTHSSPLRDPVEINTGVDYCHSDLAKLYGLPESSKAMDIEEEDEEKRDEEQKYNSPNASSSSEPNKPHLHQMDTFESATSAMGSHRYTYRGGPFGRPPPGALIGVKYSSSLSLGPEIHPPDQHSPPATSPITEIPDQVTPPLIQPAEKDKESETEEERMETNAKDEEIEEEREKTLMQKMDGQMEIKVAESAKDPTCTSLEEKETVISPATLQDKLVQSCELLLNQNSSPLSKAMRVSGSMSTEREKERDRRARQKDQVRSPRKASRKVKGEDPEKSNGEENKKKKVKDETETKDSFSEGLNEHLVEIKYKQVALETPKIDLKDGETKSKEVKREKETDIKKETMKDDTLKADTSATASSTSATTNTQTPVTVTTSSRPPLLARVNLLNLQELSKIPLKELRICLVRVQTGGRETFIASEIEQKTVPLSAINIQNSAAEVIQSCKGANIKSKFRESYLLPAFSVKPNLSTETPIPREKLNPPTPSIYLESKRDAFSPVLLQFCTDPKNAVTVIRGLAGSLRLNLGLFSTKSLVEANSEHAVEVRTQVQQPADENWNHSGSAQTWPCESSRSHTTIAKYAQYQASSFQESLQEEKDSEDEDEDDNSGEKTVKNSISQGNTGTTTTSSSEQKTTGKIIKFGTNIDLSDPKRWKLQLQELLKLPAFMRVSSSANMLSHVGQTILGMNTVQLYMKVPGSRTPGHQENNNFCSVNINIGPGDCEWFAVHEHYWKAISDLCEKHTVDYLTGSWWPVLEDLYRSNIPVYRFIQRPGDLVWINAGTVHWVQAVGWCNNIAWNVGPLNAYQYQLALERFEWNEIKKVKSIVPMIHVSWNVARTIKITDPNTFKMIKHCLLQSIKHIQILRDQLVSAGKKISYQSRVKDEPAYYCNECDVEVFNLLFVTSENSSRKTYVVHCEDCAREQSPSLSGVVVLEQYRISELMNTYDNFTLAPVPSCR; this comes from the exons ATGTATCACATAGCAGAGCAGTATTCTGGACGTAACTCGTGGGACTCCTTCCCCTCTTCTGGGCAGAATCGAGCACCATGGTCCCCAGGCGGCAACCGGCACTGGATCCCTCCATCCAG GTGCAGTGGAGGGAACTATCAATCCCCATCCCAAAACTATACAGCAGGAAGAAGCTACCCAAATAAAGCTTATAACAACAG cagacCTCCAGGTTTCAGCAGGGACAGGCCCCACACACACCCCAGAGACAGAGGCATCGGAAAAGAGCAAAGGGTCCCGAGGGGCTGTGGACCAACACAGAGCCAGCACCATAATCCAGTGCGCCCCACCCTAAACTACAACTCAGGGTGTGGAGGACACCTGTCTAGCAACAACAATCACAGCAGCCAGCCACACAGG TATGGGGGTCCACATCAGCAGCAGCGTTCCACTGGGCGTCCCCCACAGACCCAGGGAGACAAATGGACTCAGTCAACTCAGTCCAGGACATTCCAAGGGCCCTCTCTCAAACGTCCTGCACCACCTCACAATACGTCACCACCACACCGGGATCCATCCCCTTCACGAGACAATTGTCTCAGCAAGAGAAGCAGGAGCGTCAGTTCACATCAG AATTTCCATCTGAGAGAGAAATATTTCATCAACCGTCCACCTCCATCACATCCACCTCGGCCATGGAGCCCAGCATACAAAAGCTCAATGCCCTGGAGCCTGTCTGAGAAGAGGTCCTCCCCCTCTCGATTTCAG GAGTCCAGTCATTCTGTCATGAGAGATCACAGACCATATTCCATCCCATCACCATCCAACAGTGCCCCAAGCCAGGGCCTCCATAGCAAGAAACCCACCAAACAGGGGCAACCCAGTCATCCGGTCCGAGATCATCCAGGCCCCCATCCCAATGGGGCCAAGGGGGGCTGGGATTGCCCATCACCAGCAAACCTCAACAGTGTGCCTTACAGTCAGCAGCACCAGCTCCCTCCACCACAGAGGCACACCGGCCCCCTCAGCAGCCCAGCCATCTCAGTACCTCAGCCCAGATTCAACACAGCACAGCCTGGCTGGAAAACACAGAGCCGCTCGGGAAAACATGGCAGtagt GAGATGGGCCGTACCACCTCTGGCCAGGAATCTCAAGAGTCTGTGGGTGGGGACAGGAAACGGCCAAGTGCATCTAAACATATTAACCGCCAACGGAGTCCCATCCAGCCGTACAGTGGTGCAGAGGGTAGAGTTATTGATTGTTCAGAATGGAGGAGCCCAGAGACTGGGTTAAAGAAATACAATCAGACAGACTCAGATTCCCCTTCTGAACCCAGCACTCAAACCTCAGACAGAGGTCAGAAGGCACAGAAGTCAGAAATGAAGAAGAGCAGGCACTCTAAACATCAGACTGGGTTCAGATCCACCCACAAGAGCTCCCTCAGCAAGCTGGAGACTGAACTCTTGAAACACATCCAAGCCAAGAGGAGGCACAAGGAGCGTTCAAGGAGGGAGAAAAAGAAGGAAGGAGAGCTGTTAGACACAAGAGAATGGATGGAgaaaacaatggaggacaggaaaaagaagaaaataagggaTGGAAGAAAGGGGCATGAGAAGAAGAACATACACCAAAATTGCGGACAGTTGGGACAGATAACAGGAAAAGCAAAGGAGGAGAGGAAAAAGGGAATGTATGAAGACAGGAAGAGTGAGATGCCTTCGAAATCAGCATCTCCCAATTTAGAAACATTGTATCCCAGTGATTCTGAACCTCTCCTGGATGACCTACTGTTTGAGCCACTTCAACTCAATCACAGAGAGGAAGAGTTCTCTCGACATACCTCAGGGTTCATCCCACCTTCTACGTCTCCTCCTGTCAGTAATAACCATTGTTCTCCATGCCAGTCAACCCTTGAAGCCAATACTAAAGACTTAGAGGTTGACGACCAATCAGAATCTTCTGAGCCCGACCATGTAGACACTAGCGATGATGACAGTGCAGAAGCCAATGATGTTGGCAGGTTCAAACTTACTCTTCCCGATATGCAGAGGAGTTGTGAAGAAGAAACCATCAGAAGTAAAGAGGGTGTTTTAGGATTGCCTAATGCCCCAGACCTCCTCCCCGCTCACTGCACCTATAGTGAGGAGCTCCTAAGGTTGGACCCACCAACAAGCCCACCTGTTCTGAGCTGGCAGGGCTCTCCAGTGTCAGACTtaggtgatgatgatgaggaagggAAAGAGGGAGATATGATTAGAGTACTGAGGAGGCCAGTGCTACAACCTAGTCCAACACACTCATCTCCACTAAGAGACCCAGTGGAGATCAACACTGGAGTCGACTATTGCCACAGTGACCTGGCCAAACTGTACGGCCTTCCTGAGTCCTCTAAAGCAATGGACATtgaggaagaagatgaagaaaagAGAGATGAAGAGCAGAAATATAATAGCCCTAATGCATCAAGTAGCTCTGAGCCCAACAAACCACACTTGCACCAAATGGACACATTCGAATCAGCAACCTCAGCGATGGGCAGCCATAGATACACTTACAGGGGCGGACCATTTGGACGGCCACCCCCTGGTGCATTAATTGGAGTGAAATACTCATCATCTCTGTCTTTGGGTCCTGAGATCCACCCTCCAGACCAGCACAGTCCACCTGCCACATCTCCAATCACAGAAATCCCAGATCAGGTCACACCACCACTGATCCAGCCTGCAGAGAAGGACAAAGAGAGTGAAACTGAGGAAGAAAGAATGGAAACCAATGCAAAAGATGAAGAAATAGAAGAAGAAAGGGAGAAAACTCTTATGCAGAAGATGGATGGACAAATGGAGATCAAAGTAGCTGAATCAGCTAAAGACCCAACCTGCACTTCACTGGAGGAGAAGGAAACTGTAATATCTCCCGCCACCCTACAGGATAAACTAGTACAAAGCTGTGAGCTTCTGCTCAATCAAAACTCCAGCCCTCTGTCAAAGGCTATGAGAGTTAGCGGGTCCATGTCTACTGAGAGAGAAAAGGAACGAGACAGAAGGGCCAGACAGAAAGATCAAGTGAGGTCTCCAAGAAAAGCTAGTCGGAAGGTAAAAGGAGAAGATCCTGAAAAGAGTAATGGAGaagagaataaaaagaaaaaagtgaaggACGAGACCGAGACAAAGGATTCATTTTCTGAAGGTTTAAATGAGCACTTGGTGGAAATCAAGTACAAACAGGTTGCCCTAGAAACCCCAAAAATTGACTTGAAAGATGGAGAAACAAAATCTAAAGAAgtcaagagagaaaaagagacagacaTTAAAAAAGAGACCATGAAAGATGACACACTAAAGGCTGATACATCTGCCACAGCATCATCTACATCTGCCACAACCAACACACAAACCCCGGTTACTGTGACAACCTCCAGCAGACCTCCGCTCCTGGCCCGGGTCAACCTCCTTAATCTACAGGAGTTGTCTAAAATTCCCTTGAAAGAACTGAGGATCTGTTTGGTCAGGGTACAGACTGGAGGTCGGGAGACTTTCATTGCGTCAGAGATCGAGCAGAAGACCGTGCCACTCAGTGCCATCAACATCCAAAATAGTGCAGCTGAGGTCATACAATCCTGCAA AGGTGCAAACATCAAGAGCAAGTTTCGAGAGTCATACCTGCTTCCAGCATTTTCAGTGAAACCTAACCTGTCCACCGAGACTCCTATTCCCAGAGAGAAACTGAACCCTCCCACACCGAGCATTTAT ctaGAGAGTAAAAGAGATGCCTTTTCTCCGGTGCTGCTGCAATTCTGCACAGACCCCAAAAATGCTGTGACTGTCATCAGAGGACTGGCTGGATCCCTCCGTCTCA ATCTGGGTCTGTTCTCCACTAAATCCCTGGTTGAGGCCAACTCAGAGCATGCAGTGGAAGTGAGGACTCAGGTGCAGCAGCCAGCAGATGAGAACTGGAATCATTCAGGATCCGCCCAGACCTGGCCCTGCGAAAGCAGCAGATCTCACACCACCATCGCTAAATATGCACAGTACCAAGCATCCAGTTTCCAGGAGAGCTTACAG gaaGAAAAAGACAGTGAAGATGAGGATGAAGATGACAACTCAGGagaaaaaactgtgaaaaactCCATCTCCCAAGGAAACACTGGGACTACCACCACATCCag CTCGGAGCAGAAAACCACTGGAAAAATCATTAAATTTGGAACCAACATTGACTTGTCGGACCCAAAACG GTGGAAGCTGCAGCTGCAGGAGCTGTTGAAGTTGCCTGCGTTCATGCGTGTGTCCTCCAGCGCGAACATGCTAAGTCACGTTGGCCAGACTATACTGGGCATGAACACAGTCCAGCTTTATATGAAGGTCCCTGGCAGCCGCACACCTG GACATCAGGAGAACAATAACTTCTGTTCAGTGAACATCAATATTGGGCCTGGAGACTGTGAGTGGTTTGCCGTCCATGAACACTACTGGAAAGCCATTAGTGACTTATGTGAAAA GCACACTGTGGACTATCTGACAGGCTCCTGGTGGCCGGTTCTGGAGGATCTGTACCGTTCAAACATCCCAGTGTACCGCTTCATTCAGAGACCCGGTGACCTGGTGTGGATCAACGCTGGCACTGTGCACTGGGTCCAGGCCGTGGGCTGGTGCAACAACATTGCCTGGAACGTGGGCCCTTTAAATG CCTATCAATACCAGCTGGCTCTTGAACGCTTTGAGTGGAATGAGATCAAGAAAGTCAAATCAATCGTCCCCATGATTCACGTGTCCTGGAACGTCGCCCGCACAATCAAGATCACAGACCCAAACACATTCAAGATGATCAA ACATTGTCTCCTCCAGTCCATCAAACACATTCAGATTCTGAGGGACCAGCTGGTGTCTGCAGGGAAGAAGATCTCCTATCAGAGCAGGGTGAAGGATGAGCCAGCGTACTACTGCAACGAGTGCGAT GTGGAGGTGTTTAACCTGCTGTTTGTGACCAGTGAGAACAGCAGTAGGAAGACGTATGTGGTTCACTGTGAGGACTGCGCTCGGGAGCAGAGCCCCAGTCTGAGCGGggtggtggtgctggagcagtatCGCATCAGTGAGCTCATGAACACATACGATAACTTCACCCTG GCTCCAGTCCCAAGCTGTAGGTGA
- the kdm6bb gene encoding lysine (K)-specific demethylase 6B, b isoform X3 — MYHIAEQYSGRNSWDSFPSSGQNRAPWSPGGNRHWIPPSRCSGGNYQSPSQNYTAGRSYPNKAYNNSRPPGFSRDRPHTHPRDRGIGKEQRVPRGCGPTQSQHHNPVRPTLNYNSGCGGHLSSNNNHSSQPHRYGGPHQQQRSTGRPPQTQGDKWTQSTQSRTFQGPSLKRPAPPHNTSPPHRDPSPSRDNCLSKRSRSVSSHQESSHSVMRDHRPYSIPSPSNSAPSQGLHSKKPTKQGQPSHPVRDHPGPHPNGAKGGWDCPSPANLNSVPYSQQHQLPPPQRHTGPLSSPAISVPQPRFNTAQPGWKTQSRSGKHGSSEMGRTTSGQESQESVGGDRKRPSASKHINRQRSPIQPYSGAEGRVIDCSEWRSPETGLKKYNQTDSDSPSEPSTQTSDRGQKAQKSEMKKSRHSKHQTGFRSTHKSSLSKLETELLKHIQAKRRHKERSRREKKKEGELLDTREWMEKTMEDRKKKKIRDGRKGHEKKNIHQNCGQLGQITGKAKEERKKGMYEDRKSEMPSKSASPNLETLYPSDSEPLLDDLLFEPLQLNHREEEFSRHTSGFIPPSTSPPVSNNHCSPCQSTLEANTKDLEVDDQSESSEPDHVDTSDDDSAEANDVGRFKLTLPDMQRSCEEETIRSKEGVLGLPNAPDLLPAHCTYSEELLRLDPPTSPPVLSWQGSPVSDLGDDDEEGKEGDMIRVLRRPVLQPSPTHSSPLRDPVEINTGVDYCHSDLAKLYGLPESSKAMDIEEEDEEKRDEEQKYNSPNASSSSEPNKPHLHQMDTFESATSAMGSHRYTYRGGPFGRPPPGALIGVKYSSSLSLGPEIHPPDQHSPPATSPITEIPDQVTPPLIQPAEKDKESETEEERMETNAKDEEIEEEREKTLMQKMDGQMEIKVAESAKDPTCTSLEEKETVISPATLQDKLVQSCELLLNQNSSPLSKAMRVSGSMSTEREKERDRRARQKDQVRSPRKASRKVKGEDPEKSNGEENKKKKVKDETETKDSFSEGLNEHLVEIKYKQVALETPKIDLKDGETKSKEVKREKETDIKKETMKDDTLKADTSATASSTSATTNTQTPVTVTTSSRPPLLARVNLLNLQELSKIPLKELRICLVRVQTGGRETFIASEIEQKTVPLSAINIQNSAAEVIQSCKGANIKSKFRESYLLPAFSVKPNLSTETPIPREKLNPPTPSIYLESKRDAFSPVLLQFCTDPKNAVTVIRGLAGSLRLNLGLFSTKSLVEANSEHAVEVRTQVQQPADENWNHSGSAQTWPCESSRSHTTIAKYAQYQASSFQESLQEEKDSEDEDEDDNSGEKTVKNSISQGNTGTTTTSSSEQKTTGKIIKFGTNIDLSDPKRWKLQLQELLKLPAFMRVSSSANMLSHVGQTILGMNTVQLYMKVPGSRTPGHQENNNFCSVNINIGPGDCEWFAVHEHYWKAISDLCEKHTVDYLTGSWWPVLEDLYRSNIPVYRFIQRPGDLVWINAGTVHWVQAVGWCNNIAWNVGPLNAYQYQLALERFEWNEIKKVKSIVPMIHVSWNVARTIKITDPNTFKMIKHCLLQSIKHIQILRDQLVSAGKKISYQSRVKDEPAYYCNECDVEVFNLLFVTSENSSRKTYVVHCEDCAREQSPSLSGVVVLEQYRISELMNTYDNFTLAPVPSCR; from the exons ATGTATCACATAGCAGAGCAGTATTCTGGACGTAACTCGTGGGACTCCTTCCCCTCTTCTGGGCAGAATCGAGCACCATGGTCCCCAGGCGGCAACCGGCACTGGATCCCTCCATCCAG GTGCAGTGGAGGGAACTATCAATCCCCATCCCAAAACTATACAGCAGGAAGAAGCTACCCAAATAAAGCTTATAACAACAG cagacCTCCAGGTTTCAGCAGGGACAGGCCCCACACACACCCCAGAGACAGAGGCATCGGAAAAGAGCAAAGGGTCCCGAGGGGCTGTGGACCAACACAGAGCCAGCACCATAATCCAGTGCGCCCCACCCTAAACTACAACTCAGGGTGTGGAGGACACCTGTCTAGCAACAACAATCACAGCAGCCAGCCACACAGG TATGGGGGTCCACATCAGCAGCAGCGTTCCACTGGGCGTCCCCCACAGACCCAGGGAGACAAATGGACTCAGTCAACTCAGTCCAGGACATTCCAAGGGCCCTCTCTCAAACGTCCTGCACCACCTCACAATACGTCACCACCACACCGGGATCCATCCCCTTCACGAGACAATTGTCTCAGCAAGAGAAGCAGGAGCGTCAGTTCACATCAG GAGTCCAGTCATTCTGTCATGAGAGATCACAGACCATATTCCATCCCATCACCATCCAACAGTGCCCCAAGCCAGGGCCTCCATAGCAAGAAACCCACCAAACAGGGGCAACCCAGTCATCCGGTCCGAGATCATCCAGGCCCCCATCCCAATGGGGCCAAGGGGGGCTGGGATTGCCCATCACCAGCAAACCTCAACAGTGTGCCTTACAGTCAGCAGCACCAGCTCCCTCCACCACAGAGGCACACCGGCCCCCTCAGCAGCCCAGCCATCTCAGTACCTCAGCCCAGATTCAACACAGCACAGCCTGGCTGGAAAACACAGAGCCGCTCGGGAAAACATGGCAGtagt GAGATGGGCCGTACCACCTCTGGCCAGGAATCTCAAGAGTCTGTGGGTGGGGACAGGAAACGGCCAAGTGCATCTAAACATATTAACCGCCAACGGAGTCCCATCCAGCCGTACAGTGGTGCAGAGGGTAGAGTTATTGATTGTTCAGAATGGAGGAGCCCAGAGACTGGGTTAAAGAAATACAATCAGACAGACTCAGATTCCCCTTCTGAACCCAGCACTCAAACCTCAGACAGAGGTCAGAAGGCACAGAAGTCAGAAATGAAGAAGAGCAGGCACTCTAAACATCAGACTGGGTTCAGATCCACCCACAAGAGCTCCCTCAGCAAGCTGGAGACTGAACTCTTGAAACACATCCAAGCCAAGAGGAGGCACAAGGAGCGTTCAAGGAGGGAGAAAAAGAAGGAAGGAGAGCTGTTAGACACAAGAGAATGGATGGAgaaaacaatggaggacaggaaaaagaagaaaataagggaTGGAAGAAAGGGGCATGAGAAGAAGAACATACACCAAAATTGCGGACAGTTGGGACAGATAACAGGAAAAGCAAAGGAGGAGAGGAAAAAGGGAATGTATGAAGACAGGAAGAGTGAGATGCCTTCGAAATCAGCATCTCCCAATTTAGAAACATTGTATCCCAGTGATTCTGAACCTCTCCTGGATGACCTACTGTTTGAGCCACTTCAACTCAATCACAGAGAGGAAGAGTTCTCTCGACATACCTCAGGGTTCATCCCACCTTCTACGTCTCCTCCTGTCAGTAATAACCATTGTTCTCCATGCCAGTCAACCCTTGAAGCCAATACTAAAGACTTAGAGGTTGACGACCAATCAGAATCTTCTGAGCCCGACCATGTAGACACTAGCGATGATGACAGTGCAGAAGCCAATGATGTTGGCAGGTTCAAACTTACTCTTCCCGATATGCAGAGGAGTTGTGAAGAAGAAACCATCAGAAGTAAAGAGGGTGTTTTAGGATTGCCTAATGCCCCAGACCTCCTCCCCGCTCACTGCACCTATAGTGAGGAGCTCCTAAGGTTGGACCCACCAACAAGCCCACCTGTTCTGAGCTGGCAGGGCTCTCCAGTGTCAGACTtaggtgatgatgatgaggaagggAAAGAGGGAGATATGATTAGAGTACTGAGGAGGCCAGTGCTACAACCTAGTCCAACACACTCATCTCCACTAAGAGACCCAGTGGAGATCAACACTGGAGTCGACTATTGCCACAGTGACCTGGCCAAACTGTACGGCCTTCCTGAGTCCTCTAAAGCAATGGACATtgaggaagaagatgaagaaaagAGAGATGAAGAGCAGAAATATAATAGCCCTAATGCATCAAGTAGCTCTGAGCCCAACAAACCACACTTGCACCAAATGGACACATTCGAATCAGCAACCTCAGCGATGGGCAGCCATAGATACACTTACAGGGGCGGACCATTTGGACGGCCACCCCCTGGTGCATTAATTGGAGTGAAATACTCATCATCTCTGTCTTTGGGTCCTGAGATCCACCCTCCAGACCAGCACAGTCCACCTGCCACATCTCCAATCACAGAAATCCCAGATCAGGTCACACCACCACTGATCCAGCCTGCAGAGAAGGACAAAGAGAGTGAAACTGAGGAAGAAAGAATGGAAACCAATGCAAAAGATGAAGAAATAGAAGAAGAAAGGGAGAAAACTCTTATGCAGAAGATGGATGGACAAATGGAGATCAAAGTAGCTGAATCAGCTAAAGACCCAACCTGCACTTCACTGGAGGAGAAGGAAACTGTAATATCTCCCGCCACCCTACAGGATAAACTAGTACAAAGCTGTGAGCTTCTGCTCAATCAAAACTCCAGCCCTCTGTCAAAGGCTATGAGAGTTAGCGGGTCCATGTCTACTGAGAGAGAAAAGGAACGAGACAGAAGGGCCAGACAGAAAGATCAAGTGAGGTCTCCAAGAAAAGCTAGTCGGAAGGTAAAAGGAGAAGATCCTGAAAAGAGTAATGGAGaagagaataaaaagaaaaaagtgaaggACGAGACCGAGACAAAGGATTCATTTTCTGAAGGTTTAAATGAGCACTTGGTGGAAATCAAGTACAAACAGGTTGCCCTAGAAACCCCAAAAATTGACTTGAAAGATGGAGAAACAAAATCTAAAGAAgtcaagagagaaaaagagacagacaTTAAAAAAGAGACCATGAAAGATGACACACTAAAGGCTGATACATCTGCCACAGCATCATCTACATCTGCCACAACCAACACACAAACCCCGGTTACTGTGACAACCTCCAGCAGACCTCCGCTCCTGGCCCGGGTCAACCTCCTTAATCTACAGGAGTTGTCTAAAATTCCCTTGAAAGAACTGAGGATCTGTTTGGTCAGGGTACAGACTGGAGGTCGGGAGACTTTCATTGCGTCAGAGATCGAGCAGAAGACCGTGCCACTCAGTGCCATCAACATCCAAAATAGTGCAGCTGAGGTCATACAATCCTGCAA AGGTGCAAACATCAAGAGCAAGTTTCGAGAGTCATACCTGCTTCCAGCATTTTCAGTGAAACCTAACCTGTCCACCGAGACTCCTATTCCCAGAGAGAAACTGAACCCTCCCACACCGAGCATTTAT ctaGAGAGTAAAAGAGATGCCTTTTCTCCGGTGCTGCTGCAATTCTGCACAGACCCCAAAAATGCTGTGACTGTCATCAGAGGACTGGCTGGATCCCTCCGTCTCA ATCTGGGTCTGTTCTCCACTAAATCCCTGGTTGAGGCCAACTCAGAGCATGCAGTGGAAGTGAGGACTCAGGTGCAGCAGCCAGCAGATGAGAACTGGAATCATTCAGGATCCGCCCAGACCTGGCCCTGCGAAAGCAGCAGATCTCACACCACCATCGCTAAATATGCACAGTACCAAGCATCCAGTTTCCAGGAGAGCTTACAG gaaGAAAAAGACAGTGAAGATGAGGATGAAGATGACAACTCAGGagaaaaaactgtgaaaaactCCATCTCCCAAGGAAACACTGGGACTACCACCACATCCag CTCGGAGCAGAAAACCACTGGAAAAATCATTAAATTTGGAACCAACATTGACTTGTCGGACCCAAAACG GTGGAAGCTGCAGCTGCAGGAGCTGTTGAAGTTGCCTGCGTTCATGCGTGTGTCCTCCAGCGCGAACATGCTAAGTCACGTTGGCCAGACTATACTGGGCATGAACACAGTCCAGCTTTATATGAAGGTCCCTGGCAGCCGCACACCTG GACATCAGGAGAACAATAACTTCTGTTCAGTGAACATCAATATTGGGCCTGGAGACTGTGAGTGGTTTGCCGTCCATGAACACTACTGGAAAGCCATTAGTGACTTATGTGAAAA GCACACTGTGGACTATCTGACAGGCTCCTGGTGGCCGGTTCTGGAGGATCTGTACCGTTCAAACATCCCAGTGTACCGCTTCATTCAGAGACCCGGTGACCTGGTGTGGATCAACGCTGGCACTGTGCACTGGGTCCAGGCCGTGGGCTGGTGCAACAACATTGCCTGGAACGTGGGCCCTTTAAATG CCTATCAATACCAGCTGGCTCTTGAACGCTTTGAGTGGAATGAGATCAAGAAAGTCAAATCAATCGTCCCCATGATTCACGTGTCCTGGAACGTCGCCCGCACAATCAAGATCACAGACCCAAACACATTCAAGATGATCAA ACATTGTCTCCTCCAGTCCATCAAACACATTCAGATTCTGAGGGACCAGCTGGTGTCTGCAGGGAAGAAGATCTCCTATCAGAGCAGGGTGAAGGATGAGCCAGCGTACTACTGCAACGAGTGCGAT GTGGAGGTGTTTAACCTGCTGTTTGTGACCAGTGAGAACAGCAGTAGGAAGACGTATGTGGTTCACTGTGAGGACTGCGCTCGGGAGCAGAGCCCCAGTCTGAGCGGggtggtggtgctggagcagtatCGCATCAGTGAGCTCATGAACACATACGATAACTTCACCCTG GCTCCAGTCCCAAGCTGTAGGTGA